The Pseudomonas parafulva genome includes a window with the following:
- the lexA gene encoding transcriptional repressor LexA yields MLKLTPRQAEILAFIKRSLEDNGFPPTRAEIAQELGFKSPNAAEEHLKALARKGAIEMTPGASRGIRIPGLEAKAEEAGLPIIGRVAAGAPILAEQHIEQSCNINPAFFHPQADYLLRVHGMSMKNVGILDGDLLAVHTCREARNGQIVVARIGDEVTVKRFKREGNKVWLLAENPEFAPIEVNLKDQELVIEGLSVGVIRR; encoded by the coding sequence ATGTTGAAACTGACGCCACGCCAAGCCGAAATCCTCGCCTTCATCAAGCGCAGCCTCGAGGATAACGGCTTTCCGCCGACTCGTGCCGAGATTGCCCAGGAGCTGGGCTTCAAGTCACCCAATGCCGCCGAAGAGCATCTCAAGGCGCTGGCCCGTAAAGGCGCTATCGAGATGACGCCAGGCGCCTCCCGAGGCATTCGCATTCCCGGCCTCGAAGCCAAGGCCGAAGAAGCCGGGCTCCCGATCATCGGCCGCGTTGCTGCCGGCGCCCCGATCCTTGCCGAGCAACATATCGAGCAATCCTGCAACATCAACCCAGCCTTCTTCCACCCCCAGGCCGACTATCTATTGCGTGTGCACGGCATGAGCATGAAGAACGTCGGTATCCTCGATGGCGACCTATTGGCGGTGCATACCTGCCGCGAAGCCCGCAACGGCCAGATCGTCGTGGCGCGCATCGGCGACGAAGTCACCGTCAAGCGCTTCAAGCGCGAAGGCAACAAGGTTTGGCTGCTGGCCGAAAACCCGGAATTTGCCCCTATCGAAGTCAACCTGAAAGATCAGGAACTGGTGATCGAGGGCTTGAGCGTCGGCGTCATTCGCCGCTGA
- a CDS encoding TetR/AcrR family transcriptional regulator, whose translation MAQSETVERILDAAEQLFAERGFAETSLRLITSKAGVNLAAVNYHFGSKKALIQAVFSRFLGPFCASLERELERRQARPEHKPTLEELLEMLVEQALAVQPRSNNDLSIFMRLLGLAFSQSQGHLRRYLEDMYGKVFRRYMLLVNEAAPRIPPLELFWRVHFMLGAAAFSMSGIKALRAIAETDFGINTSIEQVMRLMVPFLAAGMRADTGVTDAAMASAQLRPRSKTVSGAAPAKA comes from the coding sequence ATGGCCCAATCGGAAACCGTTGAACGCATCCTCGATGCTGCCGAGCAGCTGTTCGCCGAGCGCGGGTTCGCCGAAACCTCGTTGCGGCTGATCACCAGTAAGGCCGGCGTTAACCTGGCGGCGGTGAATTACCACTTCGGTTCCAAGAAAGCGCTGATCCAGGCGGTCTTCTCTCGTTTCCTGGGGCCATTCTGCGCCAGCCTTGAGCGCGAGCTGGAGCGGCGCCAGGCCCGCCCCGAGCACAAGCCTACCCTCGAAGAGTTACTGGAGATGCTGGTCGAGCAAGCCCTTGCCGTGCAGCCGCGCAGCAACAACGACTTGTCGATCTTCATGCGGCTGCTGGGCCTGGCGTTCAGCCAGAGCCAAGGCCATTTGCGCCGCTACCTCGAAGACATGTATGGCAAGGTGTTCCGCCGCTACATGTTGCTGGTCAACGAAGCCGCGCCACGCATTCCTCCGCTCGAATTGTTCTGGCGTGTGCATTTCATGCTCGGGGCTGCTGCGTTCAGCATGTCGGGCATCAAGGCGCTGCGAGCCATCGCCGAGACTGACTTTGGCATCAACACCTCCATCGAGCAGGTGATGCGCTTGATGGTGCCGTTCCTGGCTGCCGGCATGCGTGCCGATACCGGCGTCACCGATGCGGCCATGGCCAGCGCCCAGTTGCGCCCGCGCAGCAAGACTGTCAGCGGTGCAGCCCCCGCCAAGGCATGA
- the nagZ gene encoding beta-N-acetylhexosaminidase produces MQGSLMVDIAGTWLTAEDRQLLRQPEVGGVIIFARNVDSPRQVRALCASIRALRPDLILAVDQEGGRVQRLRQGFVRLPAMRALADTANAEYLAEQCGWLMATEVLAVGLDLSFAPVLDLDHQRSAVVGSRAFEGDPLRATQLAGAFIRGMNAAGMAACGKHFPGHGWAEADSHVAIPTDERSLEQLRGADLVPFSRLSGQLAAVMPAHVIYPQVDNRPAGFSRRWLQDILRGELGFDGVIFSDDLSMAGAHVVGDAASRIEAAFSAGCDMGLVCNDRAAAELALGAAQRMRVTPSPRIASMRGQGTACTDYRQHPRWLQALCALKDAQLID; encoded by the coding sequence CTGCAAGGCTCCTTGATGGTGGATATCGCCGGTACTTGGCTGACCGCCGAAGACCGGCAGCTGTTGCGCCAGCCCGAAGTGGGGGGGGTGATCATCTTCGCCCGCAACGTCGACAGCCCGCGCCAGGTGCGTGCGTTGTGCGCGTCCATTCGTGCGCTGCGCCCGGACCTGATCCTGGCCGTCGACCAGGAGGGCGGTCGGGTACAGCGTCTGCGCCAGGGGTTCGTGCGCCTGCCGGCGATGCGTGCCCTGGCCGACACTGCCAATGCCGAGTACCTAGCCGAGCAATGTGGCTGGTTGATGGCGACCGAAGTCCTTGCCGTTGGCCTGGACCTGAGCTTCGCTCCGGTGCTGGACTTGGATCACCAGCGCAGCGCGGTGGTGGGCAGCCGCGCCTTCGAAGGTGATCCGCTGCGGGCTACGCAATTGGCCGGCGCGTTCATCCGCGGCATGAACGCGGCAGGCATGGCTGCCTGTGGCAAACATTTCCCAGGCCATGGTTGGGCAGAAGCCGATTCCCACGTGGCGATACCCACTGACGAGCGTAGCCTGGAGCAACTGCGTGGGGCAGACCTGGTGCCGTTCAGCCGCCTGAGCGGTCAACTGGCGGCAGTGATGCCTGCCCATGTGATCTACCCGCAGGTCGACAACCGTCCGGCAGGCTTTTCCCGCCGGTGGCTGCAAGATATTTTGCGCGGCGAGCTAGGTTTCGACGGGGTCATCTTCAGTGACGACCTGTCCATGGCCGGTGCTCATGTGGTCGGTGATGCGGCCAGCCGCATCGAGGCCGCGTTCAGTGCCGGGTGCGACATGGGGCTGGTTTGCAACGACCGTGCTGCGGCCGAACTGGCGCTGGGTGCTGCTCAGCGTATGCGGGTCACGCCGTCACCTCGGATCGCCAGCATGCGCGGCCAAGGCACCGCCTGCACCGATTATCGCCAGCATCCGCGTTGGCTGCAGGCGCTGTGTGCGCTCAAGGACGCGCAGTTGATCGACTAG